The following proteins come from a genomic window of Synechococcus sp. BIOS-E4-1:
- a CDS encoding sugar transferase: MNDPRTLLVRAVMFDWLGQLLILALVMLFPRLAGLPSDGMTLFSQTGWLLFMVLLYPALGWLFGSYTVLRWRRLTLPVLLQRLLLTAVATLMVVAIVRWLLNPGVELWLVHRRVQLLWMTGVSGWAFAVRLAMRRGLLLPESPRLFLLAEPDEIAQVMRAWKRVPERQRLWPTQPEVLLERMKRMDEPLLLAITPALRQHSELLPLLECSETSDPREIRMLSLLSLFQQQQERLPPAFIGQDGLAYDDLPWAATFSVQAQLKRMADLLVAAALLLITFPFVVISALLIWIEDQGPVFYTQQRSGWLGRPFWVIKLRTMSVQPSHEPPSWTKPGDRRITSVGGWLRRFRIDELPQLFNVLKGEMSLIGPRPERPEMEQELERQIPHYRKRHWMRPGLSGWAQVCAPYASSVEDSDLKLSYDLYYLLNFSTWLDLVILFRTIKTVLKAGGR; encoded by the coding sequence ATGAATGATCCCCGCACGCTGCTCGTGCGTGCGGTGATGTTCGACTGGCTCGGGCAGCTGTTGATTCTGGCGCTGGTGATGCTGTTCCCACGCCTGGCGGGGTTACCGAGTGATGGCATGACGTTGTTCAGCCAGACAGGCTGGTTGCTGTTCATGGTTTTGCTCTATCCAGCCCTGGGATGGTTGTTTGGCAGCTACACCGTGTTGCGCTGGCGCCGGCTGACATTGCCCGTGCTTTTGCAGCGTTTGCTGCTCACCGCTGTAGCGACACTGATGGTTGTTGCCATCGTTCGTTGGCTTTTGAACCCTGGAGTTGAGTTGTGGCTCGTGCATCGCAGGGTTCAACTCCTTTGGATGACAGGGGTCAGTGGCTGGGCGTTTGCGGTTCGGCTGGCGATGCGCCGTGGACTGTTGTTACCGGAATCACCTCGCTTGTTTTTGTTGGCGGAGCCCGATGAAATTGCGCAAGTCATGCGGGCCTGGAAACGCGTGCCTGAGCGCCAGAGACTCTGGCCTACGCAGCCTGAAGTGTTACTCGAACGGATGAAGCGAATGGACGAGCCTTTGCTGCTTGCGATCACTCCAGCGCTGCGTCAGCACTCTGAATTGCTGCCGCTACTGGAGTGCTCCGAGACCAGTGATCCTCGTGAAATTCGGATGTTGTCGCTGCTCAGCTTGTTTCAACAGCAGCAGGAGCGTTTGCCTCCAGCCTTTATCGGCCAGGACGGTCTGGCCTATGACGACCTTCCCTGGGCTGCCACCTTCAGCGTGCAGGCCCAGCTCAAACGCATGGCCGACCTGCTTGTGGCAGCAGCCCTGCTGCTGATCACATTCCCCTTCGTTGTGATCTCCGCCCTGTTGATCTGGATCGAAGATCAGGGGCCAGTGTTTTACACGCAGCAGCGCAGTGGCTGGCTGGGTCGCCCTTTCTGGGTGATCAAGTTACGCACAATGAGCGTTCAGCCCAGTCACGAACCGCCGTCCTGGACCAAGCCTGGAGACCGTCGGATTACATCCGTGGGTGGTTGGCTGAGACGGTTTCGCATTGATGAATTGCCTCAACTGTTCAATGTGCTCAAGGGAGAGATGAGTCTGATCGGTCCGCGACCTGAGCGACCAGAAATGGAGCAGGAGCTCGAACGACAAATCCCGCATTACCGAAAGCGCCACTGGATGCGACCGGGGTTGAGTGGTTGGGCTCAGGTCTGTGCTCCCTATGCAAGCAGTGTCGAAGACTCTGATCTCAAACTGTCCTATGACCTTTATTATCTTTTGAATTTCAGTACCTGGCTGGATCTTGTGATCCTGTTCCGCACTATCAAGACGGTGCTTAAAGCAGGTGGTCGCTGA
- a CDS encoding M64 family metallopeptidase, which yields MSSYFHQHQSLGHQAVPAQASDPSVLSGLSIAPAQLIDELSVSITRRAVVIDGFLDFYMQSAGGVVNVSGGSSGGQVIQSVPIPLVDQEFVRSVIARLDAIIDLDFRVVDRAAAADIDLFYDTGIDLGDQETTLGLAVSSGQDWELFVNYPPLQDDEAYRRYVFLHELGHALGLEHAFDSSDGDVSLGITDPWSSNYPEETVMAYRSPLFGQWPDFFTANDLNALAAIWGPEQQQLSSLGEAREGGDYSEAFLGGLGDDMIRSKGGDDIVSGGLGVDALFAGDGDDWINGDQGDDRLDGQLGDDWIHGGLGNDWLNGGSGNDWLSGGVGADAFVLSEGFDVVTDFDFFSGDRVLVASGSEFRILQVGADLQVSADFGSLNLQNVDRSMIPLSSLVQQI from the coding sequence TTGTCAAGTTATTTCCATCAGCATCAGTCATTAGGGCATCAGGCAGTTCCTGCTCAAGCAAGTGATCCCAGTGTTTTGAGTGGGCTTTCGATTGCTCCTGCACAATTAATCGATGAGTTGAGTGTCAGCATCACTCGCCGGGCAGTGGTAATTGACGGTTTTCTTGATTTCTACATGCAGTCTGCGGGCGGCGTTGTCAATGTATCGGGCGGAAGTTCGGGTGGGCAAGTGATTCAGTCTGTGCCCATTCCTTTGGTCGATCAAGAATTTGTTCGCTCGGTGATTGCAAGGCTTGATGCAATTATTGATCTGGATTTCCGTGTTGTTGATCGTGCCGCAGCCGCTGATATTGATCTTTTTTACGACACTGGCATTGATTTAGGTGATCAAGAAACAACACTTGGTTTGGCGGTTTCATCCGGCCAAGATTGGGAGTTATTCGTTAACTACCCCCCACTCCAAGATGATGAAGCCTATCGTCGTTATGTGTTTCTTCACGAGCTTGGGCACGCACTTGGCTTGGAGCATGCCTTCGATTCTTCCGATGGTGATGTTTCGCTAGGGATTACAGATCCATGGAGTAGTAACTACCCAGAAGAAACTGTGATGGCTTATCGATCTCCATTGTTTGGGCAATGGCCCGATTTCTTTACTGCCAATGACCTCAATGCGTTGGCAGCCATTTGGGGGCCTGAGCAACAGCAATTATCAAGCTTGGGTGAAGCTCGTGAAGGTGGAGATTATTCAGAGGCCTTTCTTGGTGGTTTGGGTGACGACATGATCCGCTCCAAGGGCGGAGATGACATAGTGAGCGGTGGTTTAGGTGTTGATGCTTTATTTGCTGGTGATGGTGATGACTGGATCAATGGTGATCAGGGAGATGATCGCCTTGATGGCCAGTTGGGTGATGATTGGATTCATGGTGGCCTCGGCAATGATTGGTTGAATGGTGGATCAGGTAATGATTGGCTTTCAGGTGGTGTTGGTGCTGATGCATTTGTTCTGTCTGAGGGTTTCGATGTGGTGACAGATTTTGATTTTTTCTCTGGAGATCGTGTGCTGGTTGCTTCAGGATCAGAGTTCAGGATTCTTCAAGTTGGGGCTGATTTGCAAGTTTCTGCTGATTTTGGTTCCCTGAACTTGCAAAATGTTGATAGATCGATGATTCCATTGTCTTCTCTGGTCCAGCAGATTTGA
- the rfbA gene encoding glucose-1-phosphate thymidylyltransferase RfbA, producing MHGLAQSRKGIILAGGSGTRLHPITKAVSKQLLPVYDKPMVYYPLSTLMLAGIRDVLIITTPSDQAAFQSLLGDGRQWGMRLSYAVQPDPDGLAQAFLIGADFLDGHPAALVLGDNLFHGQDLVPDDLSDQGATVFAYPVRDPERYGVVDFSADGHVISIEEKPARPKSRYAVTGLYFYDSTVVDRAKKVKPSARGELEITDLNRDYLKDGLLKVELMGRGMAWLDTGTCDSLHEASSYIRTLEHRQSLKVGCPEEVAWRHGWISDDQLRALAEPLKKSGYGNYLMQLLENGCRPDSKAGLLGV from the coding sequence ATGCATGGGTTGGCTCAGTCTCGAAAAGGCATCATTCTTGCGGGCGGTAGCGGCACCAGGCTGCATCCGATTACGAAGGCCGTCAGCAAGCAGTTATTGCCTGTCTACGACAAGCCTATGGTGTATTACCCATTGAGCACTCTGATGCTGGCAGGGATCAGGGACGTGTTGATTATCACGACCCCATCAGATCAAGCGGCATTTCAGAGTTTGCTTGGTGATGGACGTCAATGGGGTATGCGTTTGAGCTACGCGGTCCAGCCCGATCCGGACGGTCTGGCTCAGGCTTTCTTGATTGGCGCTGATTTTTTGGACGGTCATCCTGCAGCATTGGTGCTCGGAGATAACCTTTTCCATGGCCAGGATCTTGTGCCTGATGATTTATCTGATCAGGGTGCCACCGTTTTTGCTTATCCCGTGAGAGATCCTGAGCGCTACGGGGTTGTTGATTTTTCTGCTGATGGACACGTCATCAGCATTGAGGAAAAGCCAGCAAGACCCAAGTCGCGTTACGCCGTGACTGGTCTCTATTTTTATGACAGCACTGTTGTTGATCGCGCCAAAAAGGTCAAACCCTCTGCCCGTGGTGAACTGGAGATCACGGATCTCAATCGTGATTATCTCAAGGATGGTTTGCTCAAGGTTGAGCTGATGGGTCGAGGGATGGCCTGGTTGGATACTGGAACCTGTGATTCTTTGCATGAAGCATCCAGCTATATCCGTACACTTGAGCATCGACAGAGTTTGAAAGTGGGCTGCCCTGAAGAGGTGGCCTGGAGGCATGGCTGGATTTCTGATGATCAGCTTCGGGCTTTGGCTGAACCTTTGAAAAAGAGTGGTTATGGCAATTACTTAATGCAGCTTCTGGAAAACGGATGCCGACCAGATTCAAAGGCAGGTCTCCTAGGAGTTTGA
- the rfbB gene encoding dTDP-glucose 4,6-dehydratase, with amino-acid sequence MSFHLPADFRVLVTGGAGFIGSSVVRRLLHHSDVQVFNLDKVGYASDLTSIGDHPHHHLLRVDLANAEATQEAVRIADPDLVMHLAAESHVDRSIDGPGIFIESNIVGTFHLLQSVRLHWEQLAPHRRDRFRFHHISTDEVFGSLGDQGRFSETTAYDPRSPYSASKAASDHLVNAWHHTFGLPVVLTNCSNNYGPWQFPEKLIPVVILKAIAGESIPLYGDGLNIRDWLYVEDHVDALLLAATRGRIGDHYCVGGAGDHGSASERSNRDVVETICSILDRIRPQNEPYASLIKCVSDRPGHDRRYAIDASKISRELGWKPQHSFEEGLQATVEWYLQNLDWCQAVREQSGYDGERIGITDQSAVSGS; translated from the coding sequence ATGTCTTTTCACCTGCCAGCTGATTTCCGTGTGTTGGTGACCGGGGGAGCTGGATTTATTGGGAGTTCTGTCGTGCGCAGGCTTTTGCATCACTCAGATGTTCAGGTCTTCAATCTGGATAAAGTTGGTTATGCCAGTGACCTCACAAGCATCGGTGACCATCCCCATCACCATTTACTCAGGGTGGATTTAGCCAATGCCGAGGCTACGCAGGAAGCGGTCCGAATCGCGGATCCGGATCTCGTGATGCATCTTGCTGCAGAAAGTCACGTCGATCGTTCAATCGACGGCCCAGGCATATTTATTGAAAGCAATATCGTTGGGACTTTTCATTTACTTCAGTCCGTGCGTCTCCACTGGGAGCAGCTGGCGCCCCATCGCCGTGATCGTTTTCGCTTCCATCACATCAGTACGGATGAAGTGTTTGGTTCGCTGGGAGATCAGGGACGCTTTTCTGAAACCACTGCTTATGATCCTCGCAGTCCGTATTCTGCGAGTAAGGCTGCTAGCGATCATCTTGTTAATGCATGGCACCACACCTTTGGTTTGCCTGTCGTTCTGACCAACTGCTCCAATAATTATGGTCCTTGGCAGTTTCCAGAAAAGTTGATTCCCGTTGTCATTCTCAAGGCCATTGCAGGTGAATCTATTCCTCTTTATGGAGATGGTTTGAATATCCGTGATTGGTTGTATGTTGAAGACCATGTTGATGCTCTTCTGCTTGCAGCAACGCGCGGTCGAATCGGCGATCACTATTGTGTCGGAGGGGCCGGTGATCATGGCTCTGCGAGTGAGCGAAGTAATCGCGATGTTGTTGAAACGATCTGCTCGATTCTTGATCGAATCAGGCCACAGAATGAGCCCTATGCAAGCTTGATCAAATGTGTGTCTGATCGGCCAGGGCATGATCGCCGATATGCGATTGATGCCAGCAAAATATCCAGAGAACTTGGTTGGAAGCCGCAGCACAGTTTTGAGGAGGGCTTACAGGCCACGGTTGAGTGGTATTTACAGAACCTTGACTGGTGTCAAGCGGTGCGTGAACAATCGGGATACGACGGTGAGCGGATTGGAATTACCGATCAGAGCGCTGTTTCGGGTTCATGA
- a CDS encoding glycosyltransferase family 2 protein, translating to MRSLPENIGYAVVANDYLPGEPIDLLAEYADSWLCNSDNPGYGRAVNRLVKTLPNIPKYLGVLNTDLQWNNGTFATMMSWMDQHPDVVLVAPRILDPSGNEQKLCKRNPTVLGLLSRRFILDWFKPGWLKRYDRWYVMADSSYEDQFDVPYLSGCCMVMQSKPFLQIDGFDERYFLYLEDADLTREMSLWGRCQHFSGASVVHSWGRGNYKSLRLMVVNFQSAWRYFCKWGWKFW from the coding sequence TTGAGGTCCCTTCCTGAGAATATTGGTTATGCAGTTGTTGCGAATGATTATCTGCCTGGTGAGCCGATCGATCTTTTGGCAGAGTATGCAGATAGTTGGCTATGCAACTCAGATAACCCAGGTTATGGAAGAGCAGTTAATCGCCTGGTTAAAACTTTGCCAAATATTCCCAAGTATTTAGGCGTTCTTAATACTGATCTTCAGTGGAATAACGGTACTTTCGCGACGATGATGTCCTGGATGGATCAACATCCAGATGTGGTCCTCGTTGCGCCTCGGATTCTTGACCCGTCAGGCAATGAACAGAAGCTCTGCAAGAGAAATCCCACTGTATTGGGATTGTTGAGCCGGCGATTCATTCTTGATTGGTTCAAGCCTGGTTGGTTGAAGCGCTATGACCGATGGTATGTCATGGCTGATTCTTCGTATGAAGATCAATTCGACGTTCCTTATTTGAGTGGATGTTGCATGGTGATGCAATCCAAGCCTTTTTTGCAGATTGATGGCTTTGATGAGCGCTATTTCCTTTATCTGGAAGATGCGGATTTAACCCGTGAGATGTCTTTATGGGGTCGTTGTCAGCATTTTTCAGGTGCCTCCGTTGTCCATTCCTGGGGGCGCGGAAATTATAAAAGTCTCAGGTTGATGGTCGTGAATTTTCAAAGCGCCTGGCGTTATTTTTGTAAGTGGGGTTGGAAGTTCTGGTGA
- a CDS encoding glycosyltransferase family 2 protein — MATCNGERFLEQQIASICRQTILPKRLLVADDCSSDQTLELLHHWQKKSDVPLELLTTRESGRLGSCRNFERLLYASKASHVMLSDQDDVWDVDKAARLLQQMDALEQRLGADQPLLVHADQRLIDAEAHQIHPSFHRCQGLHPERDGLFEIGLQNVVTGCALLLNRSAVERSLPFPAEVVLHDWWLALVAAQAGGLFYWPEACSSYRQHQANVVGARGWRRQLIKRLRDVDALHFRRSAQRLISPGLLQLRACLNRFGPPESATRLERLWSASVWVRLSTALRLGLRKHGWWRTAGFYAALLCSRPSRHESS; from the coding sequence ATGGCCACTTGTAATGGTGAGCGCTTCCTTGAACAGCAAATTGCATCAATTTGCAGGCAGACCATTTTGCCTAAGCGTTTGTTGGTTGCTGATGATTGTTCTTCGGATCAGACATTGGAATTACTGCACCATTGGCAAAAAAAGAGTGATGTGCCGCTTGAGCTTTTAACAACAAGGGAATCTGGGCGCTTGGGAAGTTGTCGTAATTTTGAACGACTTCTCTATGCGAGTAAGGCGTCTCACGTGATGTTGTCTGATCAAGATGATGTTTGGGATGTTGATAAAGCCGCACGCCTACTGCAGCAGATGGATGCTCTGGAGCAGCGGCTTGGTGCTGACCAGCCCCTTCTCGTGCATGCTGATCAGCGCCTGATTGATGCTGAGGCTCATCAGATTCACCCTTCCTTTCATCGTTGTCAGGGCTTGCATCCTGAGCGTGATGGCCTGTTTGAGATCGGGCTGCAGAACGTGGTGACGGGTTGTGCGTTGCTGCTGAATCGATCGGCGGTTGAGCGATCTCTGCCCTTCCCAGCAGAAGTGGTTCTGCATGATTGGTGGCTGGCTCTTGTGGCCGCCCAGGCGGGTGGTTTGTTCTATTGGCCCGAAGCTTGTTCAAGTTACCGGCAGCATCAGGCCAATGTGGTGGGCGCGCGGGGATGGCGCAGGCAGTTGATCAAACGACTTCGAGATGTTGATGCTTTGCACTTCAGGCGTTCTGCTCAGCGATTGATCAGTCCTGGTTTATTGCAGTTGCGGGCATGTCTGAACCGTTTTGGTCCGCCAGAGAGTGCAACCAGGCTTGAACGGTTGTGGAGTGCTTCGGTTTGGGTCCGTTTGTCGACTGCATTGAGGCTGGGATTACGCAAACATGGCTGGTGGCGTACAGCGGGTTTTTATGCAGCATTGTTGTGCTCCAGGCCATCACGACATGAGTCGTCTTGA
- a CDS encoding glycosyltransferase, giving the protein MRILLAVHQFFPDFRAGTETLTRRTAEELQRRGHQVWILTAGPYEPGCPTWQRESWEGLELVRLNPPPEASPFLGGVAQSYWRPELEAGFIALLRDLQPDLLHVFHLRRHTLTLVQAAQRCRVPVLASLTDYWMVCPSGQLQFPDNYLARRFGPPLAFILLWLWRWLYPLFSLIPRSPFSALKRRPLLMAQAFERFEQVLVPSQLMWSTFADMGVSTHHFALCPYGISLQGLDALPQRKPWAGPEQRSLRVGFIGSFNQAKGAHVLLEALSLMSGIQSWEAVLYGNPADDLDYWHSLKRQTEALPQVRFGGVFASDQVFEVLASLDVLVVPSLWRENAPLIVSQAKASGLPLLLSDVDGMADQVASGMNAMLFSPGDSRGLAADLSQFVRDPLVLAALVNRGGVPRTIADYGDQLEQIYARVIRR; this is encoded by the coding sequence ATGCGAATTCTTCTCGCTGTTCATCAGTTTTTTCCTGATTTCCGCGCTGGTACGGAAACGCTCACGAGGCGAACGGCGGAAGAACTGCAGAGACGTGGCCATCAAGTCTGGATTCTCACCGCTGGCCCTTATGAGCCTGGTTGCCCAACCTGGCAGCGTGAGAGCTGGGAAGGGCTTGAGCTGGTCCGTTTGAATCCACCTCCTGAGGCTTCTCCTTTTTTGGGGGGAGTCGCTCAGAGTTATTGGAGGCCTGAACTGGAAGCTGGCTTCATTGCCTTGCTTCGGGATCTGCAGCCCGATCTGTTGCATGTGTTTCATCTGCGTCGGCATACCCTCACCCTTGTTCAGGCTGCCCAGCGTTGCCGCGTGCCGGTATTGGCCAGCCTGACTGATTACTGGATGGTCTGCCCCTCCGGCCAACTGCAGTTTCCTGACAATTACCTGGCTCGGCGCTTCGGTCCTCCACTGGCCTTCATCTTGCTTTGGCTCTGGCGTTGGCTCTACCCCTTGTTCTCGTTGATCCCCAGGAGTCCTTTTTCGGCTCTCAAGCGGCGCCCTTTGTTGATGGCCCAGGCGTTTGAGCGATTTGAGCAGGTGTTGGTTCCTTCCCAGTTGATGTGGAGCACGTTTGCAGACATGGGTGTCTCGACCCATCATTTCGCGTTGTGCCCCTATGGCATTTCTCTGCAAGGCCTTGATGCACTGCCGCAGCGGAAGCCCTGGGCCGGGCCGGAGCAGCGATCACTGCGTGTGGGTTTCATCGGTAGTTTCAATCAGGCCAAGGGTGCCCACGTGTTGCTGGAGGCCTTGTCTTTGATGAGCGGGATTCAGTCTTGGGAAGCCGTTCTTTATGGCAACCCAGCAGATGATCTTGACTATTGGCATAGCTTGAAGCGGCAGACTGAAGCACTGCCACAGGTTCGCTTTGGAGGCGTATTCGCTTCAGATCAGGTGTTTGAGGTGTTGGCGTCTCTCGATGTTCTCGTTGTGCCTTCGCTTTGGCGAGAGAATGCGCCCTTGATTGTCTCGCAGGCCAAGGCCAGTGGACTGCCGCTCTTGCTTTCAGATGTTGATGGAATGGCAGATCAGGTGGCTTCCGGCATGAATGCCATGCTCTTTTCGCCGGGCGACAGTCGAGGATTGGCTGCTGATCTCAGCCAATTTGTTCGTGATCCTCTGGTTCTGGCGGCCTTGGTGAATCGTGGAGGTGTTCCACGAACGATTGCTGATTACGGCGATCAGCTCGAACAGATCTACGCTCGCGTGATCAGGCGTTAA
- a CDS encoding NAD-dependent epimerase/dehydratase family protein encodes MQAVVTGASGFIGSHLVDGLLRAGYRVKALGRQLPGLISAEAQLHPDLTLSSVPLADGLALQQTLEGAQVVFHLACGSLPQTSNRDPQADVQVNLLGSLNLLEAARLTDVKRFVMVSSGGTVYGVPREVPIPETHPTDPICSYGITKLAIEKYVVLYRQLHGLEAVVLRVANPFGPRQRLDATQGVVPVFLGRALRGDPLQIWGDGTTVRDFLDVSDVVEALLMAARSQSDQYLFNIGSGQGLSLNQLVGLLEVQLQRSLNVEYLPSRGCDVPTNVLCIERAKQALGWTPRVSVAEGLQRLCDSLND; translated from the coding sequence ATGCAGGCCGTTGTTACCGGTGCCAGTGGCTTCATTGGTTCCCATCTGGTGGATGGTCTGCTGCGTGCGGGGTACAGGGTCAAGGCCCTGGGGCGTCAGCTTCCAGGTTTGATCAGTGCTGAGGCGCAGCTCCATCCCGATCTGACGCTGTCTTCCGTGCCATTGGCAGATGGCCTGGCTCTGCAGCAAACGCTGGAGGGTGCGCAGGTTGTGTTTCATCTGGCTTGCGGGAGTCTTCCCCAGACCTCCAATCGCGATCCACAGGCGGATGTGCAGGTCAATCTGCTCGGATCATTGAATTTGCTTGAAGCGGCGCGTCTCACCGATGTGAAGCGCTTCGTGATGGTGTCGTCGGGCGGAACGGTGTATGGCGTGCCTCGAGAGGTGCCGATTCCAGAAACCCACCCCACAGATCCCATCTGCTCCTACGGCATCACCAAGCTTGCAATCGAGAAATATGTGGTTCTTTATCGCCAGTTGCACGGCCTCGAGGCGGTGGTGCTGAGGGTGGCGAACCCTTTTGGTCCGCGTCAGCGCCTGGATGCAACACAGGGTGTGGTCCCCGTGTTCCTTGGCCGAGCCCTGAGAGGCGACCCCTTGCAGATCTGGGGTGATGGAACAACCGTGCGCGATTTCCTGGATGTGTCTGATGTGGTCGAAGCCCTGTTGATGGCGGCTCGCTCTCAATCGGATCAGTATCTGTTCAACATTGGCTCCGGCCAGGGTCTGAGCCTCAACCAGCTCGTTGGTCTGTTGGAGGTCCAGCTGCAGCGATCCCTGAATGTTGAGTATCTGCCCTCAAGGGGATGTGATGTTCCCACCAACGTTCTCTGCATTGAACGAGCGAAGCAGGCTCTGGGTTGGACGCCCAGGGTGTCTGTCGCTGAGGGGCTTCAGCGTCTTTGCGACAGTCTTAACGACTGA